The Sphingopyxis fribergensis DNA segment TGCCCGCGTCCAGTCGGCGCCCGATTCCGATGTCGGCATCGAAATATGGTTGCCTGTTGAGGGCTGGGCGGGCGTCTTTCACGGCAATGGCAGCGGCGGGTTCGGGGGCACCTTTGCCACCGGCTATTCGGGCATGGTCGACGGGCTGCGGCGCGGATTTGCGACTGCGACCACGGATACCGGGACCGCCCCCGCGTCGCCGCTCGAAGGCGATGCGCTGATCGGCCAGCCGCGCAAATGGCGCGACTGGGGGCGGCTGTCGACGCATGTCATGACAACGACCGGAAAGGCGATCACCAAGGCCTTCTATGGCCGCAATGCCAAACGTTCCTATTACACCGGCTGTTCGACCGGCGGCCAGCAAGGTCTGATCGAATCGCTCTATTACCCCGCCGATTACGATGGCATCCTCGTTGGGGCGCCGGTCATCAACCGGACATGGGGCCATGCCGCGGTACTCTGGGACTATGCCGCGGCGCATCGAACGGCCGGCAGCCGCCTCTCCGACGCCAAGCTGAAATTGCTCAACAAGGCGGCGATCGCCACCTGCTGGCGACAGGGGCACGGCCTTGCCGGAGACCGGTTTATTTCGGATCCCATGAGCTGCAAATTCGATCCCGCGGTCCTGCAATGCACCGGCGCAGCATCGGACAGCTGTCTGACTCAAGGCGAGGTCGCGACGGCGCGCGCCTTTTATTCGGGGCCAGCGAACCGCGATGGCAAGGCGAGCTATTTCGGCTGGCTGCCGGGCAGCGAAATGCCCGACACGTTCGGCTGGTCCTTCCTGCAAACCCCGATTAACGATCAGCCGCCCTTCGGCGGTCTCTTCAAATGGGTGTTCGGCGCCGATTGGGACTGGAAGGGCTTTGATTTCGATCGCGACATGCCGGCGGTCCAGGCTCGCCTCGATCCGATCGTGAACGACGCCACGCGCGGCAGCCTCGATGCGTTTGCCGCGCGCGGCGGCAAGCTGATCATCTTTCACGGATTGGCCGATACGCTCGTCGCGCCCGCCCAGTCGGTTGCGTTTTACGAACGGCAGGCAGCGCAGCTTGGCGGCGGCCGCCGGATCGCGGATCATGCGCGCCTGTTCCTGGCGCCCGGCATGATGCACTGCGGCGGCGGCACCGGCCCCGATGCCTTCAACGGCACGCTCGGTATCCCTCCGCAGCCGCCGGCCTATGACGCGAAACATGATCTCTTCTCGGCGCTGATCGACTGGACCGACAAGGGCGACGCGCCCGATGAAGTCATCGCGACGAAGTTTTCAGCCGACGACAAAAGCGAAATGGACATGCAGCGGCCGATCTGTCCCTACCCCAAAAAGGCGGTATATCGCGGCACGGGCTCGACGCGGTCGGCCAGCAATTTCATCTGCTCCCGGCTGGATTCTGGCCGCGATAGATCGGGCTGGTAAAAGGGTGATATCGGAATGGGGCCGGGAATGACGAAAAGGGATAAAGACATGCGACAGTGGCCGGGACTTGCAGCCGTGGCAATCGCGTTCGCGCTGGTCGGATGTGCGCCCGTCGCGAGTGGCGGGGCGTCGCGCCCGACCGCGAGCGCGCGGGATGGCGCGATGCGGGACTTGCTCGATTATGCGCGTTATCAGAAAACTACGGGTTTTGTCGTCATGCGCGGCGGAAAGACGCTCGTCGAAGAAAACTGGCCTGCGCCAGCCGACCCGACATTTGCGATCTTTCTCTATGGCAAGACGGACAGCGGTGCGCTGCTTGAGGATGTGGCGTCACAGCAGAAAAGCTATATCGCGCTGTTGATGGCGGTGGCCGCCGACAAATCGCTGATCGATGTCGACAGGCCGGTCAGCGACTATATCGGCGCGGGCTGGTCGAAAGCGACACAAGAGCAGGAACAGCGGATCCGCGTGATCCATATTCTGCAGATGAATTCGGGGCTCGACGAAAAATTCGGCTATGTCGCTCCGGCGGGTACGAAATTCTTCTATAATACGCCGGTGTACGCGGTCTCGAAGTCTATCCTGACCGCTGCGAGCAAGCTGTCGCTCGAGCAGCTCACGCATGACTGGCTCACCGGACCCTCGGGCATGACCGAGACCGATTGGCGGCAGCGCCCCGCGGCGCTCGCAGGTGTCGGTAATAATACGGCGCTTGTCACATCGCCGCGGGACACCGCGCGATTCGGGCAAATGATCCTGAATGGCGGCGCGGCTTCCAATGGCAAGCGGATCGTTTCGGCCAGCCGGCTGAAGGCCTTGTTCGCGCCCTCGCCGAGCAATCTAGGCTATGGGCGGCTGTGGTGGCTCAATGGCGGCGAGGCTGTCGTGCGGGTCGATGGCCGGCGCAGCAAGGGCCCACTGATTCCGGCTGCTCCGGCCGACCTCGTCGCGGCTTTCGGCTTTCTCGATCGTCGTCTTTATGTCGTTCCCAGTCTGGACCTGGTCGTCGTGCGGACGGGCGCCGATGCACCCGATACCGATTTCGACCAGCAGCTGTGGCTGCGTCTCGTACGCGCGTTGGGCTGACAGGCGTCGCCAAAGAGAATCAAACGTTCCATCCAAAACATTCACACGCGCGATAGTGAATATTGACATTTGCTTCCGGCACGGCATAAATCACCCGCAAGTCGGCGACGAAGAGCGCCGATTTGGAGGGAGAGGTTTTATGAAGGCTCAGCTTTTTGCGTCCGCCTCGGTGGTCGCCTTGTTTGCGATACCCGTTTCCGCGCTTGCCCAGTCGACGAGCGCCCCGCCACCCGCCGATACGGACGCGCAGGACCAGAAACGCGACGCCAACGATATCATCGTCACCGCGACGCGGCGTACCGAGCGGCTTCAGGATGTGCCGCTCAGCGTTACCGCCTTCGATCAGGAGGAGCTCGATGATCTTGGCATCGTCGGTTTTGAGGGCATCGCGCAAAATACGCCCGGCATTGTCGTCAATCGCCCGACCCAGAATTTTAACAATTTCACTGCGCGCGGCATCAACACCAACGGCTATTCGGCCGGGCTGCAGAGCGCCGTCGCCATTTATGTCGATGAACTGCCGATCTCGGCAAACGGCAATTCGACGATCCTCGACCCCAATCTCTATGACGTCGAGCGCGTCGAATTCCTCCGCGGGCCGCAGGGCACGCTGTTTGGGTCGAACTCGCTCGCGGGTGCGATGCGGATTATCACGAAGAGCCCGGATCTTGACGATTTCGAAGCATCGGCGAGTGTCGATATTGGCCTCACCGGCTCGAACTCGGTGCGCCAGCGCTACAATGCGATGGTCAACGTCCCGATCATGAAGGATGAAATGGGTCTGCGCGTCACCGGATATTATCGCAACGAGGACGGTTGGATCGACAATATCGGCACCGGCGTCAAGGATGCCAACAGCCTCGAAGCCTATGGCGGCCGCGCGATCCTGCTACTCCAGCCGAGCGACCGGATGAAGGTGAAGCTGCTCGCCTCCTATGAAAACAGCAAGCCTGCGGACTCGGGGCTGACCAACCCGTTGCTCGGCAATTTCGTGCGCCGGTCGGACCGCCCCGATCTGTTTCAGGGCAAGCTGACCAACTATAATATCACCGTCAACTATGAGTTCGATTTCGCGGAATTGATCAGTTCGACGACGCTGTCGGACTATGATGCGTCCTTCTATGTCGATCTTGCGGGCACCTTCGCGCAGGCATTTCCCTTTGCGCTCGACGCCTATGGCTATGACGATCTGTTCGTTCAGGAAACGCGGCTTGTGTCGCGGCACGACGGGCCGTTCGAATGGGTCGCGGGCTTTTTCTATTACGACAAGCGCCGCACCGTCGATTTTGCTTATCGTTCGACCCCGGAATTCCTCGCGGCACGCGGCCTGACCGGACTACCCGACGAATATTATCAGCGTTTCAACAGCTACACCGACCAGACGGAAATGGCGGGCTTCGGCGAGGCGACCTTTCGTTTCAGCGACCGCTTCTGGATCACCGGCGGGCTGCGCTATGGCAATACCGAGGTGCAGAGCTTTACCCGTGGCGGAGGGTATAACAGCAATTACCTGACCGCGGCACTGTTCGGTTTTTCGAACACTCCGCTCACCGTTACGCCGGTCAACTACGCCGCGGGGCTGAAGGTCAAGGATGACCGGCTGTCGTGGAAGGGCAGCGTGTCGTTCAAGCCGACCGACAGCGTGACCACCTATGCGACGATCTCCACCGGCTTCCGCACGCCGGTTGTCAACGCGCGCGCGGGGCTGGCCAGCACGATCAATCCCAACGACATCATCATTCCGGATGGCGCGAAATCAGACAGCGTCACCAACTATGAAATTGGCCTCAAGGGCCGCTGGCTGGGCGGCGACCTGACTGCCAATATCGCCGCTTATTATATCGACTGGAAGGATATTCAGGTCCAGGCGAACCGCGTGTCGGACTCGATCCAGTTCGCGACCAACATCGGCGGCGCCGAGAGCTATGGCCTTGAATATGAACTGATCGCGCGGCCGGTGCAGGGGCTCAGCCTTTCGCTCAACGGTTCGTTCAACCGCGCCAAGGTAACCGATCTC contains these protein-coding regions:
- a CDS encoding tannase/feruloyl esterase family alpha/beta hydrolase, giving the protein MNQRHAFAAIAALTVGTMAPTETAAFIHTAAPDGPAARCSALGALRLPGTRIVSAALVPAKDAETNVGGATPGYRSFCRVVARVQSAPDSDVGIEIWLPVEGWAGVFHGNGSGGFGGTFATGYSGMVDGLRRGFATATTDTGTAPASPLEGDALIGQPRKWRDWGRLSTHVMTTTGKAITKAFYGRNAKRSYYTGCSTGGQQGLIESLYYPADYDGILVGAPVINRTWGHAAVLWDYAAAHRTAGSRLSDAKLKLLNKAAIATCWRQGHGLAGDRFISDPMSCKFDPAVLQCTGAASDSCLTQGEVATARAFYSGPANRDGKASYFGWLPGSEMPDTFGWSFLQTPINDQPPFGGLFKWVFGADWDWKGFDFDRDMPAVQARLDPIVNDATRGSLDAFAARGGKLIIFHGLADTLVAPAQSVAFYERQAAQLGGGRRIADHARLFLAPGMMHCGGGTGPDAFNGTLGIPPQPPAYDAKHDLFSALIDWTDKGDAPDEVIATKFSADDKSEMDMQRPICPYPKKAVYRGTGSTRSASNFICSRLDSGRDRSGW
- a CDS encoding serine hydrolase domain-containing protein, with translation MRQWPGLAAVAIAFALVGCAPVASGGASRPTASARDGAMRDLLDYARYQKTTGFVVMRGGKTLVEENWPAPADPTFAIFLYGKTDSGALLEDVASQQKSYIALLMAVAADKSLIDVDRPVSDYIGAGWSKATQEQEQRIRVIHILQMNSGLDEKFGYVAPAGTKFFYNTPVYAVSKSILTAASKLSLEQLTHDWLTGPSGMTETDWRQRPAALAGVGNNTALVTSPRDTARFGQMILNGGAASNGKRIVSASRLKALFAPSPSNLGYGRLWWLNGGEAVVRVDGRRSKGPLIPAAPADLVAAFGFLDRRLYVVPSLDLVVVRTGADAPDTDFDQQLWLRLVRALG
- a CDS encoding TonB-dependent receptor, with the protein product MKAQLFASASVVALFAIPVSALAQSTSAPPPADTDAQDQKRDANDIIVTATRRTERLQDVPLSVTAFDQEELDDLGIVGFEGIAQNTPGIVVNRPTQNFNNFTARGINTNGYSAGLQSAVAIYVDELPISANGNSTILDPNLYDVERVEFLRGPQGTLFGSNSLAGAMRIITKSPDLDDFEASASVDIGLTGSNSVRQRYNAMVNVPIMKDEMGLRVTGYYRNEDGWIDNIGTGVKDANSLEAYGGRAILLLQPSDRMKVKLLASYENSKPADSGLTNPLLGNFVRRSDRPDLFQGKLTNYNITVNYEFDFAELISSTTLSDYDASFYVDLAGTFAQAFPFALDAYGYDDLFVQETRLVSRHDGPFEWVAGFFYYDKRRTVDFAYRSTPEFLAARGLTGLPDEYYQRFNSYTDQTEMAGFGEATFRFSDRFWITGGLRYGNTEVQSFTRGGGYNSNYLTAALFGFSNTPLTVTPVNYAAGLKVKDDRLSWKGSVSFKPTDSVTTYATISTGFRTPVVNARAGLASTINPNDIIIPDGAKSDSVTNYEIGLKGRWLGGDLTANIAAYYIDWKDIQVQANRVSDSIQFATNIGGAESYGLEYELIARPVQGLSLSLNGSFNRAKVTDLSPVEAAISGAEPGTRLASPKFQGSGTLRYDFGIGDSETAYAAVNVSHAGSFPNQFPNVPGNPNAASPTYDFTEAWTNVNLYAGAKLGALDLGAYVENVFDDKSVTYVHPEAFLDGRYARLRPRTVGVRANYRF